In a genomic window of Candidatus Competibacteraceae bacterium:
- a CDS encoding glutamate 5-kinase, with translation MFSKSREELGVAQRWVVKIGSAMITNDGQGLDNFSIDAWVAQMAELHRAGREVLLVTSGAVAEGMRRLGWSQRPAALADLQAAAAVGQMGLVQAWESAFARHQIQTAQILLTHEDAADRQRYLNVRNTLRTLLRLRVVPVINENDTVAFEEIRFGDNDTLGALVANLVEAELYVILTDQQGLYDKNPRDFSDARLIREGKAGDVALEAMASGAGSLGSGGMATKLRAAAKAARSGAFTLLAWGREPEVLRRIAAGDNLGTLLRPSQSPLAARKQWLAVQLQVKGRLHLDGGAVRALRADGKSLLPVGVTAVEGRFDRGDLVACLDPSGDEIARGLVNYDTERTLLLIGKTTRRIEAAIGPIDEPELIHRDHLVLVAAEQQTG, from the coding sequence ATGTTTAGCAAGAGCCGCGAAGAACTAGGAGTAGCCCAGCGTTGGGTGGTCAAGATCGGCAGCGCCATGATCACCAACGACGGGCAGGGCTTGGATAATTTTTCCATCGACGCCTGGGTGGCGCAGATGGCGGAGCTGCATCGCGCCGGTCGGGAAGTCCTGCTGGTGACCTCCGGCGCGGTGGCGGAAGGAATGCGGCGTTTGGGTTGGTCGCAACGACCGGCCGCGCTGGCCGACCTGCAAGCGGCGGCGGCGGTCGGGCAGATGGGCTTGGTGCAAGCCTGGGAATCGGCCTTTGCCCGCCATCAGATTCAAACCGCGCAGATTCTGCTCACCCACGAAGATGCCGCCGACCGCCAGCGCTATCTCAACGTGCGCAATACCCTGCGGACGCTGTTGCGCTTGCGGGTGGTGCCGGTTATCAACGAAAACGACACGGTGGCTTTCGAGGAAATTCGCTTCGGCGACAATGATACCTTGGGGGCCTTGGTGGCAAATCTGGTCGAGGCGGAACTCTACGTCATCCTTACCGACCAACAGGGCTTGTACGACAAAAACCCGCGCGATTTTTCCGATGCGCGGCTGATCCGCGAAGGCAAGGCCGGCGATGTCGCGCTGGAAGCGATGGCGAGCGGGGCTGGCAGTTTGGGTAGCGGCGGGATGGCGACCAAACTGCGCGCGGCGGCCAAGGCGGCCCGTTCTGGCGCGTTCACGCTCCTGGCCTGGGGACGCGAGCCGGAGGTGCTGCGGCGGATTGCGGCGGGCGACAATCTGGGGACTTTACTGCGGCCGAGCCAAAGCCCGCTGGCGGCGCGCAAACAGTGGCTGGCGGTGCAGTTGCAGGTCAAGGGCCGACTCCATTTGGACGGCGGCGCGGTGCGGGCGTTGCGCGCCGACGGCAAGAGCCTGCTGCCGGTCGGCGTGACGGCGGTGGAAGGTCGCTTCGACCGAGGCGACTTGGTGGCGTGCCTGGACCCTTCGGGAGACGAAATCGCGCGCGGGCTGGTGAACTACGATACCGAACGCACATTATTGCTGATCGGCAAGACCACCCGTCGGATTGAGGCGGCCATCGGCCCTATCGACGAACCGGAATTGATCCACCGCGACCATCTGGTGTTGGTCGCGGCCGAGCAGCAGACCGGGTGA
- a CDS encoding helix-turn-helix domain-containing protein translates to MNQPEPLLWSITETARQLGEVSARTVQRMIADGDLVEVSVRGRTMVDVASVRRYIENRRARARMEGKPCQEKIETDFTSSRSHRTGTRVIPMHGADAAAEVLERITKLRPRRS, encoded by the coding sequence ATGAATCAGCCTGAGCCACTACTCTGGAGCATCACAGAAACCGCCCGACAACTGGGGGAGGTTTCAGCGCGCACGGTGCAACGGATGATCGCGGACGGCGACCTCGTTGAAGTGTCGGTGCGCGGCCGGACCATGGTGGATGTTGCTAGTGTTCGCCGGTACATCGAAAATAGACGCGCAAGAGCGCGCATGGAGGGGAAACCATGCCAAGAAAAGATCGAGACGGACTTTACAAGCAGCCGGAGTCACCGAACTGGTACGCGAGTTATACCGATGCACGGGGCCGACGCTGCCGCCGAAGTACTGGAACGGATAACAAAACTCAGGCCAAGGCGCTCCTGA
- the rpmA gene encoding 50S ribosomal protein L27, whose protein sequence is MAHKKAGGSSRNGRDSQAQRLGVKLFGGQLAIPGNIIVRQRGTKFHPGTNVGCGKDYTLYAKVEGHVTFETKGPFNRKYVSVYPAQQ, encoded by the coding sequence ATGGCACACAAAAAAGCGGGCGGCAGCAGCCGCAACGGTCGCGATTCCCAGGCCCAGCGCTTGGGCGTCAAGTTGTTCGGCGGCCAGTTGGCGATACCGGGCAACATCATCGTCCGGCAGCGCGGCACCAAATTCCATCCGGGCACCAACGTGGGTTGCGGCAAGGATTACACGCTGTACGCCAAGGTCGAAGGCCATGTCACCTTCGAGACCAAGGGGCCGTTCAACCGCAAATATGTGAGCGTCTACCCGGCGCAGCAGTGA
- a CDS encoding helix-turn-helix domain-containing protein: protein MLTENNLGCLIIGMDKQARKAIIQSIIEKAGGQTALARLLQPYHPNIRQQHIEKWFRYGYRIPGEYCQAIEAATGIKKEFLRPDIYESRSARSRPQPTERREVAA, encoded by the coding sequence TTGTTGACAGAAAACAACCTTGGTTGTTTAATAATCGGCATGGACAAGCAAGCACGCAAAGCAATCATCCAATCGATCATTGAAAAAGCCGGTGGCCAAACGGCCCTCGCGCGGCTGTTGCAGCCCTACCATCCCAATATCCGCCAGCAACACATCGAAAAATGGTTCAGATACGGCTATCGCATTCCCGGCGAATACTGCCAGGCAATCGAGGCCGCTACCGGAATCAAAAAAGAGTTTTTACGCCCGGACATTTACGAGTCCCGCTCGGCGAGGTCCCGCCCCCAACCCACCGAGCGCCGGGAGGTGGCGGCGTGA
- a CDS encoding BrnA antitoxin family protein, giving the protein MDIEAVARAVEADAGHALPGLRESLAQAQRGEYAAVHTPEQIKARARGRPLGSVQATTKQAVKLRLDADVLDALKATGSGWQTRINDMLRASLRLAGRV; this is encoded by the coding sequence ATGGATATCGAAGCGGTGGCCCGTGCGGTAGAAGCGGATGCGGGCCACGCCTTGCCAGGGCTACGGGAATCGCTGGCCCAAGCCCAGCGGGGCGAATATGCGGCGGTACATACGCCTGAACAGATCAAGGCGCGTGCGCGGGGCCGACCGCTGGGCAGCGTCCAGGCCACCACCAAGCAGGCCGTCAAGCTGCGGCTGGACGCCGATGTCTTGGATGCGCTCAAAGCCACCGGCAGCGGCTGGCAAACCCGCATCAACGACATGCTGCGCGCCTCCTTGCGCTTGGCCGGACGAGTGTAA
- the obgE gene encoding GTPase ObgE translates to MKFVDEVTIRVEAGDGGDGGVSFRREKYIPFGGPDGGDGGDGGSIYLQADAELNTLADYRYTRLFRAEHGQKGMGANCTGRGGADLNIVVPVGTLAHDVETGELIGDLVEAGQRLLVAQGGFHGLGNTRYKSSTNRAPRQSKPGTPGEARDLRLELKVIADVGLLGMPNAGKSTLIRAVSAARPKVADYPFTTLHPNLGVVRVGPLRSFVMADIPGLIEGAAEGAGLGIQFLRHLARTRLLLHLIDVSPHSDSGDPVRDARVILKELKRYSPELAARERWLVLNKLDLVPEGGRKALVAKIRRALRWRGPQFAISALSGEGAEALVRKVMERLEERQQEQAIAAERELASAASDEADDV, encoded by the coding sequence ATGAAATTCGTCGATGAAGTGACCATCCGGGTCGAGGCCGGCGACGGCGGCGACGGTGGCGTCAGCTTCCGACGCGAAAAGTACATCCCTTTCGGCGGTCCCGACGGCGGCGACGGCGGCGACGGCGGCAGTATCTACCTTCAAGCCGATGCCGAACTCAACACGCTGGCGGATTATCGCTACACCCGACTGTTTCGGGCCGAGCACGGCCAGAAAGGCATGGGGGCTAATTGCACCGGCCGCGGCGGTGCCGATCTGAACATCGTGGTGCCGGTCGGGACGCTGGCCCACGATGTCGAAACCGGCGAGCTGATCGGCGATCTGGTCGAAGCCGGCCAGCGCTTGCTGGTGGCGCAAGGCGGTTTTCACGGCCTCGGCAACACCCGCTACAAGAGCAGCACCAACCGCGCGCCGCGCCAGTCCAAGCCGGGGACGCCGGGGGAAGCGCGCGATCTGCGGCTGGAGTTGAAAGTGATCGCCGATGTCGGTTTGCTGGGGATGCCGAACGCCGGCAAATCCACCTTGATCCGCGCGGTGTCCGCCGCCCGGCCTAAAGTCGCCGATTATCCCTTTACGACTTTGCATCCCAATTTGGGCGTGGTGCGGGTTGGGCCGTTGCGCAGCTTCGTCATGGCTGACATTCCGGGCCTGATAGAAGGCGCGGCCGAAGGGGCGGGGTTGGGCATCCAGTTCTTGCGGCATTTAGCCCGCACTCGGCTGTTGCTGCATCTGATCGACGTTTCCCCTCACAGCGACAGCGGCGATCCGGTGCGGGACGCGCGCGTGATCTTGAAGGAATTGAAGCGCTACAGCCCGGAACTGGCGGCCAGGGAACGGTGGTTGGTGCTGAACAAGCTGGATTTAGTGCCGGAAGGCGGGCGCAAGGCATTGGTCGCCAAGATTCGCCGCGCGCTGCGCTGGCGCGGCCCGCAGTTCGCGATCTCGGCCCTCTCCGGCGAGGGCGCCGAGGCATTGGTGCGCAAAGTCATGGAGCGGCTCGAAGAACGCCAGCAGGAACAGGCGATTGCGGCCGAACGGGAGCTTGCGTCCGCCGCTTCTGATGAGGCGGATGATGTTTAG
- a CDS encoding DNA-binding protein, with the protein MLTVIETPEFLRQAAEVWTPEQHDDFVAWIAANPLAGDVIPGAQGMRKVRWTASGRGKRGGVRVIYFNRLSAGAVVLVTVYAKSERSTLSASEIKRMRRDDP; encoded by the coding sequence CTGCTGACGGTGATCGAAACGCCCGAATTTCTGCGCCAAGCCGCTGAAGTGTGGACGCCGGAGCAGCACGACGATTTTGTTGCCTGGATCGCCGCCAACCCGCTGGCGGGCGATGTGATCCCTGGCGCACAAGGGATGCGCAAAGTCCGCTGGACCGCTTCCGGGCGCGGCAAACGCGGCGGTGTGCGGGTGATCTATTTCAATCGATTGAGCGCGGGAGCCGTGGTGCTGGTCACGGTTTACGCCAAATCCGAACGCAGTACCTTGTCGGCCAGCGAAATCAAGAGGATGAGACGCGATGACCCCTGA
- a CDS encoding PIN domain-containing protein, with the protein MVVLDTTVLLLLLDPNAHPPTDPDTGKPLQWCRERMECLLDHFEKTKTVALIPTPVLCEVLVGARDADAFIREIRKAPVFDIADFDAASAIAAADFIRARLSSGGMAIGGKTRAKFDAQILGIAKVRNAKTIYTDDKGLASQATANGISAISTAAIPLPPQPSLI; encoded by the coding sequence GTGGTCGTGTTGGATACGACGGTCCTGCTGTTGTTATTGGACCCCAACGCGCACCCGCCGACCGATCCCGACACCGGGAAACCGCTGCAATGGTGCCGCGAGCGCATGGAATGTCTCCTAGACCATTTTGAGAAAACAAAAACTGTTGCTTTGATCCCCACTCCCGTGCTGTGCGAGGTATTGGTTGGCGCCCGCGATGCTGACGCTTTCATAAGGGAAATCCGCAAGGCACCAGTTTTCGATATCGCTGATTTTGATGCCGCCTCCGCTATCGCGGCTGCTGATTTCATCAGGGCTAGGCTTTCTTCGGGAGGTATGGCTATTGGTGGAAAGACACGAGCGAAATTTGATGCCCAAATCTTGGGGATCGCCAAGGTGAGAAACGCGAAAACGATCTACACCGACGACAAAGGCTTGGCCAGTCAAGCTACCGCTAACGGGATCAGCGCAATTTCAACGGCCGCAATCCCGCTTCCGCCGCAACCATCCCTGATTTAG
- the rplU gene encoding 50S ribosomal protein L21 yields MYAVIKTGGKQYRVAEGQTLKVEKLDVEEGASVEFDTVLMIADGDQIKVGAPYIEGARVSATVKSQGRGPKIRIIKFRRRKHYRKTQGHRQSFTELRIGGISGSAASGSHKAEAPVMQKAEAPVLQKAEAASVQED; encoded by the coding sequence ATGTACGCTGTCATCAAAACCGGGGGCAAACAATACCGGGTGGCCGAGGGTCAGACCCTCAAAGTCGAAAAGCTTGATGTCGAGGAAGGCGCTTCCGTGGAATTCGACACGGTGTTGATGATTGCCGACGGCGACCAGATCAAGGTCGGTGCGCCCTACATCGAAGGTGCGCGGGTGAGCGCCACGGTGAAATCCCAAGGACGCGGCCCCAAGATTCGGATCATCAAGTTCCGTCGCCGCAAGCACTATCGCAAGACCCAAGGGCACCGGCAAAGTTTTACCGAACTGCGGATCGGCGGCATCAGCGGATCAGCCGCTTCAGGGTCGCATAAAGCCGAAGCGCCGGTGATGCAGAAGGCCGAAGCGCCGGTTTTGCAGAAAGCGGAAGCGGCGTCCGTTCAGGAGGACTGA
- a CDS encoding site-specific integrase, translating into MLMYVDAHPDKKTLERDGYSVKHLYRVLGANRVLNSLRPVDAHGYCLARRHEGAAAGTINKEIGLLSSALNWGRRVLGWRIDNPAEAQRLPEPPGKDRWLTPEEAVLLVSAANEEPKVADYLPDFIRLGLHTGMRPGEMLKLEWKRVNLQQGRILLGAMDQKSERLGSVPLNQTARDAILSRARFRAIHCPATPWVFCNRRGERLANVRNGFMSAVERAGIAKCTPHDLRRTCGSWLAQAGVPIQQIAKLLRHRDIQVTHSVYAHLMPGQLEETVRMLERHNPVIVRDQSILRL; encoded by the coding sequence ATGCTGATGTATGTGGATGCGCATCCCGACAAAAAGACGCTGGAGCGGGATGGGTACAGCGTCAAGCACTTGTACCGAGTGCTAGGCGCAAATCGGGTGCTGAACTCGCTTCGGCCCGTTGACGCTCACGGCTACTGCTTGGCGCGGCGGCACGAGGGCGCGGCGGCGGGCACCATTAATAAGGAGATTGGGTTGCTGTCGTCGGCGCTGAACTGGGGACGGCGCGTGCTGGGTTGGCGGATCGACAATCCGGCGGAAGCACAACGATTGCCCGAACCGCCTGGCAAGGATCGATGGTTGACGCCGGAAGAGGCGGTTTTGCTGGTGAGCGCGGCCAACGAAGAGCCGAAGGTTGCGGATTATCTGCCCGACTTCATCCGGCTAGGATTGCATACCGGTATGAGGCCCGGCGAAATGCTCAAACTGGAATGGAAGCGGGTAAACCTCCAGCAAGGTCGGATCTTGCTGGGGGCGATGGATCAGAAAAGCGAACGGTTGGGTAGCGTTCCGCTCAATCAAACGGCGAGAGACGCTATTTTATCACGCGCTCGCTTTCGGGCCATCCATTGTCCGGCAACTCCTTGGGTGTTTTGCAACCGTCGCGGCGAGCGGTTGGCGAACGTGCGCAACGGCTTCATGTCGGCGGTCGAGCGGGCGGGGATTGCGAAGTGTACGCCGCACGATCTACGGCGGACCTGCGGGAGTTGGCTCGCGCAAGCGGGAGTGCCGATCCAGCAAATCGCAAAGCTGCTCCGGCATCGCGATATCCAAGTCACGCACAGCGTCTACGCGCACCTGATGCCGGGACAATTGGAAGAGACAGTAAGGATGCTGGAACGTCATAATCCCGTCATAGTTCGGGATCAATCGATTTTGAGACTGTAA
- a CDS encoding tryptophanase: MSTVKFFSGEQIPLEMHKVRIVQKLNLPPVEYRLKAITEAGNNTFLLQNRDVFMDMLTDSGVNAMSDQQQAAMLMADDSYAGSETYNRLETKLREIFGLHYFLPTHQGRAAENILSQILVKPGTIVPMNYHFTTTKAHITLNGGTVEEIITDAGLEVTSEHPFKGNMDIEKLTALVEKHGRDKIAFVRMEAGTNLIGGQPFSLQNLTDIRQACDRYGLLLVLDASLLADNLYFIKERETSCKNLSIREITHRMAALSDIVYFSARKLGCARGGGICLKTEEMYRKMRGLVPLYEGFLTYGGMSVREMEAMTVGLEETMDEDMINQGPQFIRYMVDELVKRGIPVITPAGGLGCHLNAMEFLRHVPQSQYPAGALASALYIASGVRGMERGTLSEQRDPDGNEVFSNMELLRLALPRRVFTLSQVKYAIDRISWLHEHRELVGGLVFTEEPEILRFFYGRLKPISDWQEKLLARFRQDFGDSL, from the coding sequence ATGTCAACCGTAAAATTCTTTAGCGGCGAGCAAATCCCTCTGGAAATGCACAAGGTGCGCATCGTTCAGAAACTGAACCTGCCGCCGGTGGAATATCGATTAAAGGCCATTACCGAGGCCGGCAATAACACCTTCCTGTTGCAAAATCGGGATGTATTCATGGACATGCTGACCGACAGCGGCGTCAACGCCATGAGCGACCAGCAGCAAGCAGCCATGCTGATGGCGGACGATAGCTACGCCGGCAGCGAAACCTACAACCGGCTCGAAACCAAATTACGGGAGATCTTCGGCCTCCACTACTTCCTGCCCACCCACCAAGGCCGCGCCGCCGAAAACATCCTGTCTCAGATTCTGGTCAAGCCAGGCACGATCGTGCCCATGAATTACCATTTCACCACCACCAAGGCGCATATCACCCTAAATGGTGGAACCGTCGAGGAAATCATCACCGACGCCGGTCTTGAGGTCACCAGCGAGCATCCGTTCAAGGGCAATATGGATATCGAAAAACTGACGGCTCTGGTCGAAAAGCACGGCCGCGACAAAATCGCCTTCGTGCGCATGGAAGCCGGCACCAATTTGATCGGTGGTCAGCCCTTCTCTCTGCAAAACCTCACCGACATCCGCCAAGCGTGCGACCGGTACGGCCTCCTATTGGTATTGGACGCCAGCCTGTTGGCCGACAATCTGTATTTCATCAAGGAACGCGAGACAAGCTGCAAGAATTTGAGCATCCGGGAGATCACCCACCGGATGGCGGCGCTCTCCGACATCGTCTACTTCTCCGCCCGCAAGCTCGGCTGTGCCAGGGGCGGCGGTATCTGCCTCAAGACCGAGGAGATGTATCGCAAGATGCGCGGGTTGGTCCCCCTCTACGAAGGCTTCCTGACCTACGGCGGCATGTCGGTCCGGGAAATGGAAGCAATGACGGTCGGCCTCGAAGAAACCATGGACGAGGACATGATCAATCAGGGACCGCAATTCATCCGCTACATGGTCGATGAACTGGTCAAGCGCGGCATTCCGGTCATCACCCCCGCCGGCGGCTTGGGCTGCCACCTCAACGCCATGGAATTCCTCCGCCATGTCCCGCAAAGCCAGTACCCAGCCGGCGCGTTGGCCTCAGCGCTCTACATCGCCAGCGGCGTGCGGGGCATGGAGCGCGGCACCCTATCCGAACAGCGCGATCCCGACGGCAACGAAGTGTTTTCCAACATGGAACTGTTGCGCCTCGCCCTACCGCGCCGGGTTTTCACGCTGTCGCAGGTCAAATATGCCATCGATCGCATCAGTTGGTTGCACGAACATCGCGAGCTGGTCGGTGGGCTAGTGTTTACCGAGGAGCCAGAAATTTTGCGGTTCTTCTACGGTCGGCTAAAACCGATTTCCGACTGGCAAGAAAAACTGCTGGCCCGGTTTAGGCAGGATTTCGGCGACAGTCTGTAG
- a CDS encoding ORF6N domain-containing protein, whose protein sequence is MCLLVYGGLCGASERMAGPWPVVQTSYSPPPSSLHLMLAASNPSHGVRSMSTQLIRITSEVEIPYLTYQGQAVLTFALIDKVHNRVEGTAKRNFASNRERFISQEDYFYITDSKSLDEFRTSYPGILKDATTAITLITESGYLMLVKSFTDDLSWQIQRQLVKLYFRIKEVMAQAEPERPPRLTAEQQRAIDGLIHRISICCKFRESAGQAAHERVRFAFGLRHSSDLLPEHFDTAKADLEGVKELAEQHHERIVALDREFITAVIRPPVSIRKVRAMAKKQERQPVMF, encoded by the coding sequence TTGTGCCTGCTCGTCTATGGCGGGCTGTGCGGGGCATCCGAAAGGATGGCCGGTCCGTGGCCGGTAGTGCAAACCTCGTACAGTCCGCCACCATCGTCTTTGCACTTGATGTTGGCGGCCTCCAATCCTTCCCACGGAGTCCGCAGCATGTCTACTCAGCTTATCCGTATCACCAGCGAAGTCGAAATTCCCTATCTGACCTACCAGGGTCAAGCCGTCCTCACGTTTGCCTTGATCGACAAGGTTCATAACCGCGTTGAAGGTACTGCAAAGCGCAATTTCGCCTCTAACCGTGAGCGGTTCATTTCCCAAGAAGATTATTTCTATATCACTGATTCCAAAAGCTTGGACGAATTTCGTACTAGCTATCCAGGCATCCTAAAAGACGCAACCACCGCAATTACTCTCATCACCGAATCGGGCTATCTGATGCTGGTGAAGTCCTTCACCGACGACCTCAGTTGGCAGATTCAACGGCAACTGGTGAAGCTCTATTTCCGCATCAAGGAAGTGATGGCACAGGCTGAGCCGGAGCGCCCGCCCCGCCTCACCGCCGAACAGCAGCGTGCCATTGATGGGTTGATCCACCGCATTTCGATTTGCTGCAAGTTTCGAGAGAGCGCCGGCCAAGCCGCTCACGAGCGGGTCCGGTTTGCCTTCGGCTTGCGCCACAGCAGCGACCTCTTGCCCGAACACTTCGACACCGCCAAGGCCGATCTGGAAGGTGTCAAGGAATTGGCGGAGCAGCACCACGAACGCATAGTGGCGCTCGATCGGGAATTTATCACCGCCGTCATTCGTCCGCCCGTCTCTATCCGCAAGGTGCGCGCGATGGCGAAGAAGCAGGAACGCCAACCTGTAATGTTTTAG
- the ispB gene encoding octaprenyl diphosphate synthase: protein MNIEQIRVPIADDLQAVNTLIRRQLHSDVVLINQLAGYIIDGGGKRMRPVTVLLAAQACGYAGRQHIDAAAIVEFIHTATLLHDDVVDESSLRRGRETANAIWGNQASVLVGDFLYSRSFQMMVGIGSMRVMDIMADTTNTIAEGEVMQLLNCHDPDTTEERYMAVIHCKTAKLFEAAARLGAVLAGRSREEELALARYGLHLGTAFQLIDDVLDYSSSSAEMGKNIGDDLAEGKPTLPLIHAMRHGTPEEIRLIRGAIEQGGLEQIEIVTRTIESTGALDYTSRLAAREAELAIASLPMLPESPARDALIGLARFAVDRRC from the coding sequence ATGAATATCGAACAAATCCGCGTCCCCATCGCGGACGACCTGCAAGCCGTCAACACCCTGATCCGTCGCCAGCTCCATTCCGATGTGGTGCTGATCAATCAGTTGGCGGGTTACATCATCGACGGCGGCGGCAAGCGAATGCGGCCGGTCACCGTGCTGCTCGCCGCCCAGGCGTGCGGTTATGCCGGCCGACAGCACATCGACGCCGCCGCCATCGTCGAGTTCATCCACACCGCTACTTTGTTACACGACGATGTGGTCGACGAATCCAGCTTGCGGCGCGGCCGGGAGACGGCCAACGCCATTTGGGGCAATCAGGCCAGCGTGCTGGTCGGTGATTTTCTGTATTCGCGTTCGTTTCAGATGATGGTCGGCATCGGCAGTATGCGGGTCATGGACATCATGGCCGACACCACCAACACCATCGCCGAGGGCGAGGTGATGCAGTTGCTGAACTGCCACGATCCCGACACCACCGAGGAACGCTACATGGCGGTGATCCACTGCAAAACCGCCAAACTGTTCGAAGCGGCGGCGCGGCTCGGCGCGGTGCTGGCCGGTCGGTCGCGCGAGGAAGAACTGGCGCTGGCCCGCTATGGCCTTCATCTGGGCACCGCGTTCCAGTTGATCGACGATGTACTGGATTACAGCAGCTCCAGCGCCGAGATGGGCAAGAATATCGGCGACGATCTGGCCGAAGGCAAGCCTACTTTGCCGCTGATCCACGCCATGCGCCACGGCACGCCCGAGGAAATTCGGTTGATTCGCGGCGCCATCGAACAAGGGGGCCTGGAGCAAATCGAGATCGTGACCCGCACTATTGAGTCGACCGGAGCGCTGGACTATACTTCGCGTCTTGCCGCGCGGGAGGCCGAACTGGCTATCGCCAGCCTGCCGATGCTCCCGGAGTCTCCCGCCAGAGACGCGCTCATCGGTTTGGCGCGGTTTGCGGTCGACCGCCGTTGTTGA